A single region of the Nicotiana sylvestris chromosome 6, ASM39365v2, whole genome shotgun sequence genome encodes:
- the LOC104222720 gene encoding uncharacterized protein, with product MKDGIHLLMSPFCIKHDIVIPNFDEFYVNSGRSRRKVAEHTISHHCRVNVFIKIIDCQLHELKKRFNEETTYLLMGVACLNPVGSFSSFDIKKILRMAELYPDDFDENIMITLENQLATYIVDVYDIDERFSNLKGLGDLSEKLVKTKKHLNYLFVFCLVKFTLLLSVATTTVERAFSAMKLIKSELRNRMNDEFMSGCLVPYVEREMFNSVSDETIMNRFHEMKTRRVQLE from the coding sequence aTGAAGGATGGGATCCACTTATTGATGTCTCCATTTTGTATCAAGCATGACATAGTGATACCTAATTTTGATGAGTTCTATGTTAACTCTGGAAGATCTCGACGCAAAGTTGCAGAGCATACCATTTCACATCACTGTCGTGTTAATGTATTTATTAAGATTATTGATTGTCAACTTCATGAACTCAAGAAGCGTTTTAATGAGGAGACAACATATTTGCTTATGGGAGTCGCTTGCTTGAATCCAGTTGGCTCATTTTCTAGTTTtgacatcaagaagatattgagaatGGCTGAATTATATCCTGATGATTTTGATGAAAATATTATGATTACTCTTGAGAATCAGCTTGCGACTTATATCGTTGATGTCTATGATATTGATGAAAGGTTCTCTAATTTAAAAGGACTTGGTGATCTTTCTGAAAAGCTAGTTAAGACAAAGAAGCATTTGAATTATCTATTTGTGTTTTGCCTAGTGAAATTTACATTGCTCCTGTCAGTTGCCACTACTACAGTTGAAAGAGCTTTTTCCGCAATGAAGTTGATCAAGAGTGAATTGCGAAATCGAATGAATGATGAATTTATGAGTGGTTGTTTGGTGCCTTATGTAGAAAGAGAAATGTTTAATAGTGTTTCTGATGAAACAATTATGAATAGGTTTCATGAAATGAAAACTCGTAGAGTACAATTGGAATAA